Below is a genomic region from Pirellulales bacterium.
GTGCAAGCGCAGCGTCAGAAGCCCGACGAGATAGCTATACTGCAACACGCGACGCGGTAACTTCGTAGTGGTCATCACCTCCTGCTACGAAGTCTCGCCAGCTAGCGGATTAAGCTGGCGGAAGAGGATTTCTACAGAGCAGGAATAACCTCATTTTCCCCCGCGTGGCTAGATGCGTGGGTTTTCAATAATCGTTCCATCCGGCATTCGATGTAGTTCGGCAACTTCGTTTCCCTCCAAATCGTAACTCGTGGTTCGCTGTTCGGCGCGATTGCCAAATTCATCGAACAGCCGGAGAGAAATGAAACGAATGCCACCTGCTGCTCGCGCGTCCTTGGAGTTTAGAAGCAGGGAATCGAAGTTGGCATTGCTCGCAGCGGGAATACCGTGGACGACACGGTAGGCTGCTATCATTGAATGCCCCCGGAAAACGCGGCGGAAACTGACTTCGGCCTGACCCACTACCGATTTCCGGTGGCGGTTCCCTCCGTCGGGTTTGTGGGACGATAATGCTTCACGTCACCGTGGAGTTCCGATTTCCAGGCGCGATCGATTGATTCCTTGATGATTCGCAGCGTATGCGCGGGGTCCGCACCAGTGGCTTCCCTCAGCGAGATCGCAATGTTCCCTGCAATCGCAACTATGATTTCCCCCCAGATATTCGGATTCTCGTCCAAACCCGTCCCGGTCCGCGTCATGACGCTTACTTTGTCAGAATGAGCCCATGCCGACACCAACTCGATTGCTTTCAGATCGTGCGCAATGCTTTCCGGGATGACTAATCTTCGGTCGTCGGCGGTGGGATTGTCGCTCATGCTCGTATCATACCATGCCTGCAAAAAAACGCTGACGCTCAGAGTGAACCAGTACCCGATTTGCAGGCTTTTTGCGTGGGCTGTTGGCCGCTGTGACACTGACGATCTCGGCCCATGAGTTCGGGCGACGCGAGCCGCTGCGAAGTGACTGCGCATGAAAAAACCTCGAGGTAACGACTCCCAGCGCCGCTCCGATTTCCCACGAGGAAATCTCACAGCCGTCGAACCTCGAGGTCATGTCGTGAAGAGCGCGCATGCACTCGTCACGACATACCGACACTGTAGCCAATGCCTTGACAAGACGCAAGAGAGTTGACCGACTGCGCGAGCGCGCGGCGATGTGCCGCGCGGCCTTCAGCGCCCGTGCGTGTGCTGTTGCACAGTCGAGCGCGATGCAGCGCACGAGTCCAGCGTGCGCACCAGCTCGCGAAATCGTTCGCCGCGCGCGCGATAATCGACAAACTGATCGTAACTGGCACAAGCGGGCGACAAGAGGATCGCTTCTCCGCTCTGCGATTGTCGCCAACACCAGTCGAAGCCCGCGTCGAGAGTTTCGCAGCGAGTGCTTGGGCAGTCAGACCGGCTCATGGCGATCCATTGCTCGTGTAGTCGCGAACTGCTGGCTCCATAAAAAGCTACGCCGCGGGCATGACGCGGTATCGCCGACAGTAGTTCGGACATGTCGATCCCCTTGTCATATCCGCCGATCAATAGCCAGCAGCGGCCCGAAAAGGTTCTCATGGCGGCAATCGTCGATTCCGGCGTGGTGGCCATCGAATCGTTGTAGAACTCACGGCCGGCAACCATCGCGACCAATTCCAAGCGGTGGGGCAGACCTTCGTATTCACGCAGCGCTGCTTCGACGCCTGCGGGCGAACAGCCGGCCGCCAACGCCGTGGCCGCGGCCAGCGCGGCGTTGGATCGATTGTGCACGCCCGGCACGCGCAACGCCGGCAATTGCCCGTCTGCAACAGGCGCCACAACTTTCTCAGGCAGAATCGAGTTCCATTCCGGTCCCAACGTATTCAGGTCGGCCACCGCCACGCCGTTCGTCCCCAGCTCGGCAAATAACCGCTGCTTGGCCGCAGCATAGTGGGCCACCGTGCCATGCCAATCGAGATGATTGGCCGTGAAGTTCGTCAGCACCGCGATACCAGGCAGACGGCATTCGCGCGACAGCCAGGCCAATTGAAAGCTGCTGATTTCGAGCACCACCCACGAATCGGAAGTCATTGTGTCCAAGTCGCCGAGCAGGCTGTGGCCGATATTGCCTCCCACGAATGTCGATCGGCTGTCGGCTCGCAACATTGCGGCGATCATGGCCGCCGTGGTCGACTTTCCATTCGACCCTGTCACTCCGATCACGTGGCCTGGGCAGCGTTCGAGGAATAACTCCAACTCGCTGGTGATCCGCACCCCGCGAGCGACCGCACGCGACACCAGCGGATGGCCAGGGCGTACTGCCGGATTAACCACGACGAGATCAGCATGATCGATCGTTGTCAGATCGCTATCGCGCTCTGCATCCCGGCCGAGACGCCAATCCGCGATATCAACATCGGCCAACGCCGCGATCGAGTCGGCCAGCTCCGCGGCCTCGGCCCGATCCAAAACGGTGACGATCGCCCCCTCGCCCGCCAGCCATCGCGCGGCCGCTACGCCACCACCATGCCTCCCCAGGCCCAGGACGATCGCTCGCTGTCCGCGTAGCTCCATCTGCGTGACTCCATTGCGGCGTGCGACGTAATCAGGTGTTACATCTTCATCGTGCGAGACGGGTGCCATGCCCACGCGCAGCGTGGGCATGCACGGCAGCAATTCCCCATTGCGGTGAGATGCTAAATTTTCCAACCCAACTCTTGGATAACCTCGCCGAAACATGTGACCAGCCGGCGAAAATCTTCCGGAAAGACATGGCCAATCGTCCCCACGCGAAACGTGTCAGCGTGACTTACCTTGCCGGGGTAGATGACGAAGCCACGCCGCTTCAACGCCTCGTAAAGGACGTCAAAAGTAAACCGCTCATCGCGCGGATAAAGAAACGAGGTAATGATTGGCGAACGATGCTTCTCGTCCAAAAGCAGACGGAACCCCAACTTGGTAAGGCCTGCCACCAGCACGCGATGGTTCTCGGCGTAACGTTGATGACGCGCAGCCACGCCCCCTTCGGCATCGAGCTCGGCGAGAGCCTGATGTAGTGCCAGGAGCACATGTGTGGGAGACGTGTAGCGCCATTTTCCCCCTTTGGTCTCCATCTCGCGCCATTGATCGAACAGGTCCAGGCTCAGCGAGCGGGCCCAACCCTCGGAGCTGGCCAGCTGGTTGCGACGGGCGACGACAAACCCAAAGCCCGGCACTCCCTGCACGCACTTATTGGCAGAAGAAATCACGTAGTCGGCCCCGATTTCGTCCGCATCCAGCGGCATCCCGCCAAAGGTGCTCATGGCGTCCAGCACCAAGACCCGGCCATGACGTCGCACAATGCGTCCCACCTCGGCGATTGGGTTGACCATGCCGGTCGTCGTTTCGCAATGGACCAGGGCCACGTGCGTGATCGCCGGATCGGCCGAGAGTAGTTCGTCGATCCGTCGCGTGTCGGTCGGTTCGATCTCGGGCTGAGTGACTGTCACATGGTCGATCGCCAGCCGGGCCGCAATCTGCGCCATGCGCAGCCCATAGGCCCCATTGTTGGCCACCAGCAGCTTGCCAGCGCGCGGAATGACAGAACCGAGAGCGGCCTCGACGGCGAACGTGCCACTTCCCTGCATTAGCACGGCGGTGTATTCGTTACTCGCCGTCGCCAACCTCACCAGCCGAGCCCGCACGTCCTGGACGATGTCGTTATAGTCGCGGTCCCAGGTCGACACGTCGCGCAGCATGGCCTCTTTGACCGTGCGGCTGGTGGTCAGCGGGCCGGGCGTCAGCAGTAGGTAAGGAACGTCGTCATCCATGCCTGGCACCCTGTCTAGCGCGAGCGAGCAAACATTGCGTTCGCGCCGAGTTATTTTTGCGGCCGCTCGCCGTCGGCGAGCCAGCCGTTGATGTAAGTGATGATTTTCGGTACGTCGGCCACCGAGTCCTCGACCAGGTGCGCGCCTGCGGAAACTAACTTGTGGCGGGCGCGATCGACGCGCGCGTTGCGCTCAAGCGGCGCGAGTGCGGCGAATTCACTGACCGTGCAACCAACATCGCTACCGGTGTGCGTGACCCCCACGCTCCACACGCCGGCCGCCAGGCCTTCTTCGATGTCGGGCACGGTGTCGCCAATTTTCAAGACGGTCGCCGGGGGATAAATGCCCAGCGCTTCCATGTTGCGATAGATCATCCACGGCGCCGGCCGGCCTGCGGGCACTTCATTGGGGGCCACGTTATGGTCGGGCACATATCCCTGGGCGGCACCGGCTTGCCAGGCGCGCTCGGCGGCCTCGGCAAAGTAGCCGGTCGTCGTGCCGACCTTGATCCCGTGCTCGCGCAGCCAGGCCACGCTTTTCAGCACGCCCGGTATCAATTGGCAATGCTCGCGGACAGATTCCAATTGGCGCGGAATGAATTGATCCTGATAAACCCGATCGACGTCCGCCTCGGTCCAAGGGTGGCCATGTACGGTTCGCCACAGCTCGGCTACGCGCGGCATGGCAAGAATCGCTCGCAGATGGTCCCGTTTGCCGACGCCCATCGGCTCGCGCGCTTCGGCCAGTGTGACTTGCACGCCGAAGTGCGCAAGCGCGTCGACAAAGGGTGCCACCGGGGCGAAGCAACCATGATCAACCGTCGTGCCCGCCCAGTCGAAGATGACGAGCCGCACCGTGAGAGGATTCATAGCATTGTGGGTGAGTGTCATCGGGGCATTGTGTCGTGTCGCGGCGATTTTTTCAAACCACAGTTGTTCAAACCGTGGCGTCCAAGACGCGGTGGCGCCGCCGCACGTCGTGCATATACCAGTACAACACCGCGGCCACGAGCGTAGCGACGGCGACCGCCCCCAGCGTTGCAAAGGCGGCCGACCAACCGTGCTCGTCGGCGATGGCCCCCACGCCATAGCCCGAGATGATCCCGCCCAGGTACCCGGCGGTGTCCGCCAGGCCGGCGGCGGTCGAGCTGCCCCGCTTGCCACCGAAATCTAGTGAAATGACTCCGGTCAAAAAAGAGTACGGCCCCAGCAGCGCGAAGGAAACCAAACTAGTCAGCAAGAGCGGCACAACAACGCCTTCACCCGGCTCGCGCTGGGCCAGCCCGTAGAGCGCCGCCACAAGCAGCCCGAGAAACGGCAACATTACCATGCCGCGCCGGCCGCGTGTCAGACGATCGGTCGCCAGTCCGGCCGCGATCGTCGACAGTCCGCCAACGAGCGGGAACAGAGCGCTTGCCGTGGCTGCGCCCGAATCGGTCAGGCCGACCGCTTCTTTCAGGTAGATCGGATTCCAGGTGTTGAATGTCTCGCGAACCATGGTCAGTCCAAAGCTGATGACGCACACCAGCCAGAACGAAAAACTACTGGCCAACGGCCACAACAGATCGAACAGATCGGCAGGCCGGGGCGCGTTTCCTTGCGGACCGTAGACGTTCTCGGGATTGGCGTCGGGCTCGTAAGCGCCGACGTCTGCAGGGCTCGACTTGAGCGTGAACATGCTGACCAGTGAGATGGCTGCCAAAAGGCCGGCGGCCGCGAAAAACAGACCGCGCCATCCCAACCCCAGGTACAGCAGTGCCCCCAGACCCAGCCGTGCGATGGCATCGCCAAACAGATAGCTCAATGTGAGCACGCCGAAGATGCTGCCGTGGCGCGCCGCCGGAAACCAGCGCGAGGCCACTTTCACCAGCGCGCTCCAACCCATCGACTGCACCAGGCGATTCACGCTCCACACGGCCAGCATGGCGGCAAAGCCGGTTGCCAGGCCGAATAAAACAGTGCAAACCACCGAGGCGAGCATGCCGAATAAGAACATCCGCCGGCCGCCGACAAAGTCGCAGACCATGCCGCTGGTGAACTTTCCCAACGCGTACCACAAAATGCTGACGCTGGCGATCAGGCCAAAGCGGCGCTTGCCCGAGGATTCTTCGCGCGGCTTCTGCGGCGCCACGGTAGCCGGCTTGTCGTCGCCCAGCCCCACCAGCCGTTGGGCATAGGTGATCGCGCCGCCCAGCCGGTGCGAAAATCCGTCGCGCGCCTGGTTAATCCATTCCTCAGTCGCGCTGACAGGCTGCCCGGCCAGTTCAGCCTGCAACGATGGACCCGCCACCGACAAATTCGACCGGCAGACGTAATAGCCCGCATACCCTACCCACAGCGTGGCGAAGGTTATCAATTGCCAACGGAAAAGTTGCTGCTGCCGGTTCATGCCGCCGAATCATAGCGGCCTTGGATCGTCGACGCCAATGCCGCGCTGCTTGACAGCGCCCTCTGTGGCAAACGACGATTGGGCTTGGCCTGCGGCCGCGACAAGACGGAGCAGCCTTCGACACGAATGCTCGTAGGAGACGCGAATTTGAATCGGCCCGCTGATAACGATCTTTCCGCCGAAAAGTCGGAAGGAGACACGAACATTTCGGCGCTGCGTGCCGCCTGGCAGGCAGAGTCGCTCGATGCCGAAACGCGTGAGCTGCTGGCCGACGACGCTCGCTATTTCTTGCACCAGTCGCTGTCGACTCCCTGTCTCAACGCGCTGCGCTCCTGCGGCGGCATCTGGCTAGAGGACCTTGCCGGGCGGCGCTACATGGATTTCCACGGCAACAATGTCCACCAAGTCGGGTTCGGCAATTCCCAGGTCATTGACGCCATCAAATCGCAACTCGACGAGCTGCCGTTTTGCACCCGGCGATATACCAATCGCGTGGCAGTCGACCTGGCGCGCAAACTGGTTGAAATTACGCCGGGGGATCTGGGAAAAGTTCTGCTCTGTCCGGGCGGTACGAGCGCCATCGGCATGGCCATGAAGCTGGCCCGGATCGCTACGGGCCGACACAAGTTCATTTCCATGTGGGACGCCTTTCATGGCGCTTCGCTGGACGCAATCAGCGTTGGGGGTGAGGCCGTGTTCCGCGCGGGCGTGGGGCCATTACTGCCAGGTTGCGAGCATGTGCCGCCGGCCGACGCCTATCGCTGCCTGTGGGATTGCTCGTCGCGCGGCGGCTGCGATCTGAAATGCGCCGCGTACCTGGAATACGTGCTCGAACACGAACGCGACGTGGCGGCCATTATCGCCGAGCCCGTCCGTAGCACTCCCTACATTCCGCCCCCCGAGTATTGGCAGGCCGTCCGTAAAGCATGCGATCGGCACGGAACGCTGTTGATCTTCGACGAGATCTGCCACGGCCTGGGGCGCACTGGCCGGATGTTTACCTGCGAACATTTTGATGTCACGCCCGATATCCTCGTCATCGGCAAAGGCTTGGGCGGCGGCGTGATGCCCCTGGCGGCCATGATCGCACGACCGGGGTTAGATATCGCGGCCGATCGTGCCCTGGGACATTACACACACGAGAAGAGCCCCGTCTCATGTGCAGCCGCCTTGGCTACGATCAACTACATCGAAGAACACCAACTGGTCGAACATGCCCGCACAGTTGGCGCGAAGACCTTGGCGGCGCTGCGCGCGTTACAAGCGCGGCACCCGCTGATCGGCGACGTGCGAGGACTGGGGCTCTTGCTAGGAGTCGAGTTGGTGACCGACCGTCAAACCCGGCAGCGGGCCACCGCCGAGGCCGAAGAGGTGATGTATCGCGCCTTGGCCAAGGGGCTGAGCTTTAAGCTCACCATGGGAAACATCATCACGCTCACGCCTCCTTTGACCATTACCAACGAGGAAATGGAACAGGCCGTCGCCATTCTGGATGCGTGTTTGAGCGAGGTCGAGGCGGCACGGCGTTAGAGTGGGCCGGATCTCAGCCGCGTCCTTCGTTACGTCACCGGCAAGGTCGCCTTAGGGGCGTGGCCAATGTGGGCTTCGGGCACGCTGGTCTCGGGGGCGCTCGCCGGGCGCTGATCGAAAAGTATCAGCAGGTTCGGCAGCATGAACAGGTCGCCCAGCATGGCCGCGGTCATGGCCGCGCTCGACAGCAGGCCAAAGTGAAACAGCGGCTGAAAGTCGGTCAGCAAAAACACGGTGAAGCCTGCAATGTGTACGACCGAGGTCAACACGATCGGCCGTCCCAGGTCGGCGATCGTCTGCACGATTCCGGGGCGCGTGGCCATGCCGCGCTCGCGCGTTAGCCGCTGGTAGTGCAACACAAAGTGCATGGTGTCGTTCACCGCGATACCTAGTGCAATCGTGGCCACCATCGCCGAGCCGGAGCTGATTGGTATTTTGAACAGTCCCATGACGCCATACAGGGCCAGCACGGGAAACAGGTTCGGCGGCAGCGCCAACAACGTGAATTTCAACGAACGGAACAAAAATGCGCACACCACTGCGATGATGATGACGCTCGATCCTAGCCCCCACAGGATGCCGCCGCTTAACCCTTCGCCCAGTTGTACGACCTGGGCAATTGACCCGCACAGGTAGCAGTCGAAGCGATCGTGCGGCAAATTGTCGCGGGTAAATCGCAGCAGCGGGGCAAAGCCTTCGGCCCCTTCCTCATGGGCCAGAAACGTCAGTCGCAGCGCCCCTTTTCCCTGTTTGTCGTGATTCCAGCTTTGGAATGTGTTGGAGAAGATCGACGACTGCGAAGTCACGCGCCCCAGCTTGGCCAGATAGGCGGTCAGGCCTTCTTCTCGGCGGACCTTCTCCAACTGCTGCTGAAATGCCTGTTGGCGCTGGTGAAAAGCATCGGTTGAGACGACCCGCATCACCCCCAGGTCGCGTCGCGCGAGGATCAGGTCGCTATACGCGCGGGCCTCTTTACGATTGGCCTCGTACACTGGGTCGGCGGCACGCCCCGCCTTTGGCGGCGCCGCGAATTCCTTCGGCACCAGCACCACGTCTAGCTGATAGACGCCGAACTCGCGCTTCGAGAACAGGTCGAGCGCCCTGGCGATCGGCTGCTCTTTGTTGAAGAACGAAAATGGGTCGGCATCCACGTAAAGCCCGATCGGGTAATCGGCCGGCCGCGGCCATGCGCAGAAAAAGAGTAATAACGTCACGCCTAACAGACCCAGGCTGGTCAGCACCGGCCGACGGGTCACGGCGGTCGCGTAACGGCGAAAACGATCCTGCGTCAGCACGACTCCGCCCGAGGCGTTGCGGATGGGAATGATTTGCGAAACCAGAAAAACACCAAAAAACGCCAATAGCGACCCTATAAATAATTGCACGCCCAGGTCGCGTACCGGCGCCAGATCGTTAAACACGAGCATCAAAAAGCCGATCGCCGTTGTTGCCGCGGCGCCCAGGCAGGGCACGGCAACCCAACTGACCAGTTGCTTGCGCTCGCGCCCGTTGCCGGTGCTGCCATGCTCGGCCGCGTATTCGCCGAAGTGCATCGTCGATGCTACGCCGATGATTGAAATCAAGGCCGGCGTCGCCACGGTCACCACGCCCAGCGTCCCGCCCCCAGCGCCCAGCCAGCCCAGCACCAGTAAGATCGCCAAGGCGCTCCCGAGCACCGCCACGGCCAAGGTGCGCCAGGTGCGAAAACTGAAATACAGACTCAGCATTCCCACTGCGATCGACGCGGGCAAAAACGTAAACGCCACCTGTCGGGCACGTTTCTCAAGCTCCATCATCATCACGATGGAACTGGCCACGTGAAATTCCACGCCCTGGCCCCACGCACCATCGGTGCGTTCGTGAGCCACGATTTTTTGGACTGAATCGACGACCGAGCGCCGTCGCTCGTTCAGCACATCGTCGGTTTCTTTGCCTGGATGAAATTCCAATTCGCAGACGCCGACCAATGTTCGCGTGGGATCGTCGGGCGGGGGATTGTCCCATAATGCTCCGGCATACAGGCTGAAACGCTCGTGGTTTGCCGGGTCCAAGAGCGTCATCAGCGGGACGCCCTCGATCTGATCCGCCACCAGCGACGTGTCGTATACCTGCTTCACGCCAGGGATGGCGGCGAATTCCTTGCGCAGGTGAGCCAATCGCGGCAGATCTTCTTCGGTGATCGGGCGGCTGAAGTGCAGCCCCACGGCGACCGTGTCGCCAACGTCAAAATGGCTGTCGAAAACCTTCCACGACTCGACCGTGGGGCGCGGCATCCAACGCTCGGGCGAGTCGAGGATTTCCAGCTTGGTGAGCAGAAAGACCGAGGCTGCCATGGCGGCCAGCATCACCAGCCAAACGGCGCCGCGATATCGGTCGATCAGATTGAGAATTGTTTCCATCGGCCAAGCCCGGCTGAGTGGCGCCTCTGCGATGGCCGCCCCCCTCGGGCGGCGCCAACCCAACTTACGAGCGACTCGCGACAGCAGGGCATCGCCAGATTATGGCCATGCTGATGGAATAACGCCAGCGTGGTTGTTGTGCGGCGGGCAGGGCCCGTCGGAATTCGGGACTCAATCGTTGCGACTGCCCAGTTCCCCTTGGCGAAACGTGGATAGGACCGAGAGCGACTTTCCATGCCCATCCAAGCGACACTGTCGTGCATGACGCGCTTCAGCGTGTCATCTTGCGCCGGCTCGACGGGCTGGCCGCGGTTGTAACCGGCGGTTTCACAGTGGCCTGTGCTTCATCACCCGTGGGTTCGTCACTGTTCGGCAGCACGATATGAATGCACAAGACCGACTCGCGGGGGATGTCACTGCGAACATTTTCTTTGGCCGCGCTTACTTTGCCAAAGGCGGCACCGATCAGTGGCAAGCCGCCCAGCACCGGCACTTCACGCTTTTCGTAAACGAGTTGCTCGTCGGACAGGATGATCGAGTCGTCGGTGATTTTCGTCAGGCTGCCGC
It encodes:
- a CDS encoding DUF5076 domain-containing protein — protein: MSDNPTADDRRLVIPESIAHDLKAIELVSAWAHSDKVSVMTRTGTGLDENPNIWGEIIVAIAGNIAISLREATGADPAHTLRIIKESIDRAWKSELHGDVKHYRPTNPTEGTATGNR
- the murD gene encoding UDP-N-acetylmuramoyl-L-alanine--D-glutamate ligase; its protein translation is MPTLRVGMAPVSHDEDVTPDYVARRNGVTQMELRGQRAIVLGLGRHGGGVAAARWLAGEGAIVTVLDRAEAAELADSIAALADVDIADWRLGRDAERDSDLTTIDHADLVVVNPAVRPGHPLVSRAVARGVRITSELELFLERCPGHVIGVTGSNGKSTTAAMIAAMLRADSRSTFVGGNIGHSLLGDLDTMTSDSWVVLEISSFQLAWLSRECRLPGIAVLTNFTANHLDWHGTVAHYAAAKQRLFAELGTNGVAVADLNTLGPEWNSILPEKVVAPVADGQLPALRVPGVHNRSNAALAAATALAAGCSPAGVEAALREYEGLPHRLELVAMVAGREFYNDSMATTPESTIAAMRTFSGRCWLLIGGYDKGIDMSELLSAIPRHARGVAFYGASSSRLHEQWIAMSRSDCPSTRCETLDAGFDWCWRQSQSGEAILLSPACASYDQFVDYRARGERFRELVRTLDSCAASRSTVQQHTHGR
- the phnW gene encoding 2-aminoethylphosphonate--pyruvate transaminase, encoding MDDDVPYLLLTPGPLTTSRTVKEAMLRDVSTWDRDYNDIVQDVRARLVRLATASNEYTAVLMQGSGTFAVEAALGSVIPRAGKLLVANNGAYGLRMAQIAARLAIDHVTVTQPEIEPTDTRRIDELLSADPAITHVALVHCETTTGMVNPIAEVGRIVRRHGRVLVLDAMSTFGGMPLDADEIGADYVISSANKCVQGVPGFGFVVARRNQLASSEGWARSLSLDLFDQWREMETKGGKWRYTSPTHVLLALHQALAELDAEGGVAARHQRYAENHRVLVAGLTKLGFRLLLDEKHRSPIITSFLYPRDERFTFDVLYEALKRRGFVIYPGKVSHADTFRVGTIGHVFPEDFRRLVTCFGEVIQELGWKI
- the phnX gene encoding phosphonoacetaldehyde hydrolase; this encodes MTLTHNAMNPLTVRLVIFDWAGTTVDHGCFAPVAPFVDALAHFGVQVTLAEAREPMGVGKRDHLRAILAMPRVAELWRTVHGHPWTEADVDRVYQDQFIPRQLESVREHCQLIPGVLKSVAWLREHGIKVGTTTGYFAEAAERAWQAGAAQGYVPDHNVAPNEVPAGRPAPWMIYRNMEALGIYPPATVLKIGDTVPDIEEGLAAGVWSVGVTHTGSDVGCTVSEFAALAPLERNARVDRARHKLVSAGAHLVEDSVADVPKIITYINGWLADGERPQK
- a CDS encoding MFS transporter, which translates into the protein MNRQQQLFRWQLITFATLWVGYAGYYVCRSNLSVAGPSLQAELAGQPVSATEEWINQARDGFSHRLGGAITYAQRLVGLGDDKPATVAPQKPREESSGKRRFGLIASVSILWYALGKFTSGMVCDFVGGRRMFLFGMLASVVCTVLFGLATGFAAMLAVWSVNRLVQSMGWSALVKVASRWFPAARHGSIFGVLTLSYLFGDAIARLGLGALLYLGLGWRGLFFAAAGLLAAISLVSMFTLKSSPADVGAYEPDANPENVYGPQGNAPRPADLFDLLWPLASSFSFWLVCVISFGLTMVRETFNTWNPIYLKEAVGLTDSGAATASALFPLVGGLSTIAAGLATDRLTRGRRGMVMLPFLGLLVAALYGLAQREPGEGVVVPLLLTSLVSFALLGPYSFLTGVISLDFGGKRGSSTAAGLADTAGYLGGIISGYGVGAIADEHGWSAAFATLGAVAVATLVAAVLYWYMHDVRRRHRVLDATV
- a CDS encoding aspartate aminotransferase family protein, whose amino-acid sequence is MNRPADNDLSAEKSEGDTNISALRAAWQAESLDAETRELLADDARYFLHQSLSTPCLNALRSCGGIWLEDLAGRRYMDFHGNNVHQVGFGNSQVIDAIKSQLDELPFCTRRYTNRVAVDLARKLVEITPGDLGKVLLCPGGTSAIGMAMKLARIATGRHKFISMWDAFHGASLDAISVGGEAVFRAGVGPLLPGCEHVPPADAYRCLWDCSSRGGCDLKCAAYLEYVLEHERDVAAIIAEPVRSTPYIPPPEYWQAVRKACDRHGTLLIFDEICHGLGRTGRMFTCEHFDVTPDILVIGKGLGGGVMPLAAMIARPGLDIAADRALGHYTHEKSPVSCAAALATINYIEEHQLVEHARTVGAKTLAALRALQARHPLIGDVRGLGLLLGVELVTDRQTRQRATAEAEEVMYRALAKGLSFKLTMGNIITLTPPLTITNEEMEQAVAILDACLSEVEAARR
- a CDS encoding MMPL family transporter, producing METILNLIDRYRGAVWLVMLAAMAASVFLLTKLEILDSPERWMPRPTVESWKVFDSHFDVGDTVAVGLHFSRPITEEDLPRLAHLRKEFAAIPGVKQVYDTSLVADQIEGVPLMTLLDPANHERFSLYAGALWDNPPPDDPTRTLVGVCELEFHPGKETDDVLNERRRSVVDSVQKIVAHERTDGAWGQGVEFHVASSIVMMMELEKRARQVAFTFLPASIAVGMLSLYFSFRTWRTLAVAVLGSALAILLVLGWLGAGGGTLGVVTVATPALISIIGVASTMHFGEYAAEHGSTGNGRERKQLVSWVAVPCLGAAATTAIGFLMLVFNDLAPVRDLGVQLFIGSLLAFFGVFLVSQIIPIRNASGGVVLTQDRFRRYATAVTRRPVLTSLGLLGVTLLLFFCAWPRPADYPIGLYVDADPFSFFNKEQPIARALDLFSKREFGVYQLDVVLVPKEFAAPPKAGRAADPVYEANRKEARAYSDLILARRDLGVMRVVSTDAFHQRQQAFQQQLEKVRREEGLTAYLAKLGRVTSQSSIFSNTFQSWNHDKQGKGALRLTFLAHEEGAEGFAPLLRFTRDNLPHDRFDCYLCGSIAQVVQLGEGLSGGILWGLGSSVIIIAVVCAFLFRSLKFTLLALPPNLFPVLALYGVMGLFKIPISSGSAMVATIALGIAVNDTMHFVLHYQRLTRERGMATRPGIVQTIADLGRPIVLTSVVHIAGFTVFLLTDFQPLFHFGLLSSAAMTAAMLGDLFMLPNLLILFDQRPASAPETSVPEAHIGHAPKATLPVT